DNA sequence from the Juglans microcarpa x Juglans regia isolate MS1-56 chromosome 5S, Jm3101_v1.0, whole genome shotgun sequence genome:
CATTGGGATCAATCTTTGTTTGCTTGTAAGCATCGATTTTGTTTACCTCCTGCAAGATGGTTATAAACAAGAACAGTTTCCATTCAAGAACAgtttccaaccggtccggtctcaGAAACTACGGAACCAAAACCGGACTAGGTCCGActagttttcataatataggaaccgatTCTGGACCAACCGGTCCTATCCGGTTTtccagtttaaatttacacccctacttctTCTACTTCCCATAGAAGAGTGTGATCAGGCTCGATTAACTCAAAACAATAATCTCCAACAAAGGGTATGAACTTGACTACATAATTAATTGGCATTGATTTTCAATTAGGTTCCAAACATAGCACAAAAGTAGACATGACACCACAGTTTTGTGCCGGGAAGGgggtaggggtgctacccacatGGTGCGGGACAGGGTGGACCCATCCCTACAAGGAGAGGGTTGCTAACCCTAGGGGCAGGGCCCCTGCCCCAGTACTagggggtggggttgaaaccaCACCATGCCCAGCCCCCGCTCAACCCAATGACCCATTgggtctataaattttttttgggtctaaattttttttttatacccaaattataatataatttaaattatcaattaaaatttatgcattaaaaaataatataaacttattagagttgtattttaaattGTCTTTGCCTCCTAGACCAACCTTTATACTGgaggccaagacaatacaatagtcatattTAAAACTCCCATAGTGCAACTTCACACCACAACAACAAAGCCATAGCTGTCGGTTCATACGGACTAATAAAATATCACATACTGACATACATGATTAATTAAATATCTAGTGCTGTAAAGAATTACTTGAACTAGTGTATAATGTAGATGCTGTGGATTCAAAGATTTGAGTAAACAAATTCAACGGAAGAGATGAATGCCAAGGAGTAAATCTTAGATGGAGATCTAAATTTGACTGTGGATGTGGTTATACATAGTACCTCGATCCATTTCGCAAGTTTAGGCCTGCCTGCTGTGATGTCATGCTTCCACACCCCTGAGAAGAAGATTTGGAATCTTTCAAAGAATGTGATAAAAGCTATGTCCACCTGTGGATCACATAgtccaaccaaaaaaaattaggtGAAACAcagcaccaaaaaaaaaaaaaagtcaacacAATCGAGAAATCAACTTACCAAACTGAATTGTCCCAAGAAGAATGGCCCGTCATCGAACTTATGAAGAGCCTCTTCTATGTGATCAAAAACAGGGCCTGATGGGAGTTCAAGGTCTTAGTCAATACAGTTGCTACACGAAATGATATCCCTAAGCATCAAATTTCTATAACTCACCAGATTCTTTTATAGGGTCTCCTTTGAATGATGAAAACACTGTCTTGGTGAAGGTGTCAGTGTAGGCTATCAACTCTTCAGCAAACTCCTTTTTAGCTGGATCCTACAACACTTCCCATCACTAATTAGTcaaattttaagagaaaatgaTAGAGAGAGACTTTTCTCATCAAAGGCACAGATGAATTATGCAAGTCTTTACATTGGGTGAAAGAGAAGGCCCCTCAAAGTTGCTGTCTAGATATTTAATTACATCGAGACTCTCTCCTATGATTTTTCCATTGTGTTCCAACGATGGCACCTGTTATATGGATTATTCGATAATTGATGAATAAAATCTAGCAACACAATCAGGTATGTATTAAATATCTAAAACCATCAACATAGGCATAATTTTCTTAGGAAATTTTAACCGTGTTTGCAGCGTAGACTTTCTCCTTGTACCAAGCAGGCCTGCTTTGAAGATTAATTGCAACTAATTTGATACTGTCTTGTAATCCCTGCACCTCAAGATATTCAGCatagaaaggaaaaggaaaaatgaccCCTAAAGAGGGAAAGTCATGTAAAACTAGAGCAAAACAAGAAAATGGTACATAGACACTAGATTATGAAATCAAAATAACGGAGGATAAAGAGATGATAACAACCTTATAATTTCTGGTGATCCATGCACGCTGTGCAAATGGGCAAACGTAAGCAATGTACAACCTTcgatggggaaaaaaaaaaaaagaaaagttgtgAGGATAGTGAAtcagagaaaagaaaacaaacggATCAGCATATATAtgacagggaaaaaaaaatttagaagagTAGAGTGAACCTCGTAGTTCCATCAAATAGAGGAGGTGGTTCGGAAGTGGCGTCCAAGGACGGGGGAAGATTCTCTTGCACGCTCCTGCACAACCCagacaaatataaaaatgaacaaTCTCACAAAATTTGACAGGAAGTTAAGAACTCGCAAATTAAGGGAACCCCATATGGAGAAACCCGTTGAGACTTGAGTCGATGATAGAAAATCCATATCAGGAATTTTGGATTCCGAAACACTTACGCTGCAGccattgatgatgatggtgacgTTGTCCAGAGATCGATCTTATCCTTTCCTTTTATGTCTTTGTTTGCGGGATTGTCTGGATATCTCCTTGATTTTATACCGATTTTATACAATGGCGACCTTTTGGTATAGCAATTCGAAGCAGTGAAGACGTGTGCAGTGACGAAATGTGGGGCTAGAACGTGGGGGACAGAGTGAGGTGTCAGACGggggaaataataataataagccaTGCCTTATCGAAGTGGAACTCAACAATCATTTAAAAAGCAACGTTacatctttcaaaaaaaaaaaaaaaaaaagaaccaacgTTACGTTATTAAgagataaatttattattaaaaaattaatttttttatataaatttaatatatatttatttcaaaataatttcaaaatacttCCGCCCACGATTATGGGCAGATTTCGTTTTCATACGAAATCCAATCGTGACGGGCAGTAAGGTTAGATAGGAATCGTCAGAAACGGCCGTGAACTGATCAGACCGACCGTCAAAGTAGGAAACTGGCAAAGAACCGGTCAGCAGTCGAGAGGAATTGAAAGAAAACCGATATCGGCGATTCGGCGCCGATTTAAAACCCAGAAAAACCGTTGAAACGGCGTCATTTTAGAcctgaaagttaaaaaaaaaaattataatagaacGGCACCGTTTGGTTTTTAagccaaacggcgccgtt
Encoded proteins:
- the LOC121266927 gene encoding glutathione S-transferase L3-like isoform X3 — translated: MAAASVQENLPPSLDATSEPPPLFDGTTRLYIAYVCPFAQRAWITRNYKGLQDSIKLVAINLQSRPAWYKEKVYAANTVPSLEHNGKIIGESLDVIKYLDSNFEGPSLSPNDPAKKEFAEELIAYTDTFTKTVFSSFKGDPIKESGPVFDHIEEALHKFDDGPFFLGQFSLVDIAFITFFERFQIFFSGVWKHDITAGRPKLAKWIEEVNKIDAYKQTKIDPNEHLETFKARFLAK
- the LOC121266927 gene encoding glutathione S-transferase L3-like isoform X1 encodes the protein MAFRTMIPHSRPHLAAAHSVTAHVFTASNCCTKSSPLPIRLVQINSIKARRYLGLQTNTEKERIRSLRTTSPSSSSLAAASVQENLPPSLDATSEPPPLFDGTTRLYIAYVCPFAQRAWITRNYKGLQDSIKLVAINLQSRPAWYKEKVYAANTVPSLEHNGKIIGESLDVIKYLDSNFEGPSLSPNDPAKKEFAEELIAYTDTFTKTVFSSFKGDPIKESGPVFDHIEEALHKFDDGPFFLGQFSLVDIAFITFFERFQIFFSGVWKHDITAGRPKLAKWIEEVNKIDAYKQTKIDPNEHLETFKARFLAK